The following proteins are co-located in the Dyadobacter chenwenxiniae genome:
- a CDS encoding RagB/SusD family nutrient uptake outer membrane protein — translation MKKKLIIIYAFLFGIVFACNDDTLEKTNPNGVTVEGYYKIGAELSSGVTSVYSMLKSNNLVAREWFFLHDLRSDDVAAGGGQLETPRNQLLLGTHDAGNSVLGTVWLAYYRMIHRANAVVDNSTKVTDLSEENKKRLLGEARFLRAYAYYELVSLWGDVPLYKNYVLTVDGSLPRAPADEVYAYVIGELQAIQADLPLTYDAANQGRATKGAAQMLLARVHMQKGDYASAKTELLKVYSSGVYTLVDNYNDNFLEETEFNKESIFEVNFFPSGGVYNWDGDGNGATAGTETVRTQEYSAIGWRNVIPSNGLLSEFEKTTKGDAKTDPRYGDSFYFTGEKYNKGANTLTDGQQNGNSSVVDGVTQKVSWQKYSLMYKMNESFLTGAINQRIMRFAETILALAEVENELGNTAQAVKYLNMIRARKSVSMPAYPTSRFPVSNKDQVFAAIVHEKRVEQSGEQIRNRDIVRWRKLKKIKTEPITYFQANKHELLPGSATGSGQQRED, via the coding sequence ATGAAAAAGAAACTAATCATCATTTACGCTTTTCTATTCGGGATCGTGTTCGCCTGTAATGACGATACGCTCGAAAAGACGAACCCTAACGGCGTGACCGTTGAAGGTTACTACAAAATTGGGGCTGAGCTGAGCAGTGGCGTTACGAGTGTGTATTCCATGCTCAAATCCAATAACCTCGTCGCCCGTGAATGGTTCTTCCTGCACGACCTTCGCAGCGACGACGTAGCGGCAGGCGGCGGCCAGTTGGAAACGCCGCGTAACCAGTTGCTGCTGGGCACGCACGACGCTGGCAATTCTGTGTTGGGGACGGTTTGGCTTGCTTATTACCGCATGATCCACCGTGCCAATGCGGTTGTAGACAACTCAACGAAAGTGACGGATTTGTCAGAAGAAAATAAAAAGAGGCTTCTTGGTGAAGCACGTTTTCTCCGGGCATATGCCTATTATGAGCTGGTGAGCCTTTGGGGTGATGTGCCGCTCTATAAAAATTATGTTCTGACTGTCGATGGCAGCCTGCCGCGCGCTCCTGCTGACGAAGTGTATGCTTATGTAATCGGTGAGTTGCAGGCAATCCAGGCTGATCTTCCGCTCACATATGACGCAGCAAATCAGGGCCGCGCGACCAAAGGCGCAGCACAGATGCTGCTGGCCAGGGTCCATATGCAGAAAGGCGATTATGCCAGTGCCAAGACCGAATTGCTGAAAGTGTACAGCTCAGGCGTTTACACGCTTGTCGATAATTACAATGACAACTTTCTCGAAGAAACCGAATTCAACAAAGAGTCCATTTTTGAGGTCAATTTCTTCCCTTCCGGCGGAGTTTACAACTGGGACGGCGATGGAAATGGTGCAACCGCAGGAACCGAAACGGTGCGGACGCAGGAGTATTCGGCCATCGGATGGCGCAATGTGATCCCATCGAATGGTTTGTTGTCAGAATTTGAAAAAACGACTAAGGGTGATGCTAAAACGGATCCGCGTTACGGTGACTCGTTTTATTTCACAGGAGAGAAATATAACAAGGGCGCTAACACATTAACGGACGGCCAGCAGAATGGCAATTCGTCGGTGGTGGACGGTGTGACGCAAAAAGTAAGCTGGCAAAAATATTCGCTCATGTATAAAATGAACGAATCCTTCTTGACCGGTGCGATTAACCAGCGCATTATGCGTTTTGCCGAAACCATCCTGGCGCTTGCCGAAGTTGAAAATGAACTCGGAAACACGGCGCAGGCAGTAAAATACCTGAACATGATCCGGGCCCGCAAAAGCGTAAGCATGCCAGCCTACCCCACTTCCAGATTTCCCGTTTCTAACAAGGACCAGGTTTTTGCAGCCATCGTCCACGAAAAACGCGTGGAACAAAGCGGCGAACAAATCCGGAACAGGGACATTGTGAGGTGGAGGAAATTGAAGAAAATTAAAACCGAACCGATCACATATTTCCAGGCCAATAAGCATGAGCTGCTGCCAGGTTCCGCAACAGGAAGTGGACAACAACGCGAAGATTGA
- a CDS encoding FG-GAP repeat domain-containing protein, with the protein MSKYISINYHFLLFLLLLLSCKKKQETLFRSHASSETGIVFSNTLTPNDSINPFTFTNFYNGGGVGIGDVNKDGKPDIFLGGNQVSCRLYLSKIDTRTKKWAFEDITEAAGVKRIAGAPGFQWLTSTRMACWTFTFLWPGTLKFLLPIQRTCFLLTRARVKIMCLSLRRWPKHMV; encoded by the coding sequence ATGTCAAAATACATTTCCATAAACTACCACTTCCTCCTTTTCTTGCTGCTGCTTCTCTCCTGCAAAAAGAAGCAGGAAACCCTTTTTCGATCTCACGCTTCCTCTGAAACCGGAATTGTTTTTTCCAACACATTAACACCGAATGACTCCATTAACCCATTCACATTCACCAATTTTTATAACGGCGGCGGCGTTGGGATCGGGGATGTGAATAAGGATGGGAAGCCGGATATTTTCCTTGGCGGAAACCAGGTGAGCTGCCGGTTATATCTGAGCAAAATTGATACACGCACAAAAAAATGGGCATTTGAAGACATCACCGAAGCGGCTGGCGTAAAACGAATCGCTGGTGCACCGGGATTTCAATGGTTGACATCAACCAGGATGGCCTGCTGGACATTTACGTTTCTGTGGCCAGGCACATTAAAATTCCTTCTGCCGATACAGAGAACTTGCTTTTTGTTAACCAGGGCACGGGTGAAGATAATGTGCCTGTCTTTAAGGAGATGGCCAAAGCATATGGTTTAA
- a CDS encoding VCBS repeat-containing protein, protein MARHIKIPSADTENLLFVNQGTGEDNVPVFKEMAKAYGLNDASFTVQTAFFDVDLDGDLDAFMMNSAPDLQNPNFLRKTYNDGSYPSTGKLYRNEGAGENGIPVFTNISKEAGVRYEGLGLGLAISDLNKDGYPDIYCSNDFISSDIFYLNNGAKNTGMPGFNNIIREATAHTSLYGMGLDVADINNDTYPDIFQLDMLPEDNFRQKKMLAGQDYDRKEMSVSDQYGYQLQYMRNMLQLNQGAAANRDERGMPAFSEIGLLAGVAKTDWSWAPLIADFDNDGQKDIFITNGYRRDVTDRDFIQFKEDFSNFGTNNFKQQNALELIKKVPEVQIANYAYKNAGNLTFSNTSGEWGLDELSYSNGAAYADLDGDGDLDLVVNNIDSEAFIYENDIREKETSNFLSIALEGAKGNLSGIGSKVTIWAGRTSQYAELSIVRGFQSSVDPVLHFGLGKGKVIDSLEVVWPGGKSQKLYKVSANRRLVLSQKNAADSGKSGQAEPQSEPYFTDITKELHLDFQHVEGNFVDFKHTATMHKMLSKSGFAVASGDVNGDGLEDVFAGGSYRGSKPTIFLQTADGRFEKRIILQDSLHENAAAAFLDADRDGDPDLLIAIGGNELPVTEQAFYKVQLYLNNGKGSFLPAAETAIPQLSLSSSCLATNDFDKDGDLDIFIGGRSIPGKYPLPASSYLLRNDATNGQPHFTNVTSAFCPELLHVGMVCGAVWADTNQDGFDDLVLAGEWMPIRIFENIKGKSLHSQKTDNGLNQFTGWWNSVAASDFDHDGDIDFIAGNEGLNTFYRASEKEPIKITAKDFNGDGTFDPLMGYFIQGKRYPSVPRDALNQQVIQFRRKFPHYADYAQVTFDNLLSADEKEDAYAAEATFLQSAYIENLGQGKFKIHALPIEAQKSPVFGINMADVNADGHDDVVLTGNFYPNEVNMGRQDASTGLLLLGNGKGRFTPKDCAASGLMIKGDARKSIFIKGINQEKWLLTAVNSGSIQVNRLNRSKDK, encoded by the coding sequence GTGGCCAGGCACATTAAAATTCCTTCTGCCGATACAGAGAACTTGCTTTTTGTTAACCAGGGCACGGGTGAAGATAATGTGCCTGTCTTTAAGGAGATGGCCAAAGCATATGGTTTAAATGACGCTTCATTTACCGTCCAGACGGCCTTTTTCGACGTTGATCTGGACGGAGACCTGGACGCATTCATGATGAATTCTGCGCCTGATCTTCAAAACCCCAATTTTCTCCGCAAGACCTATAACGACGGATCTTATCCGAGCACGGGTAAGTTGTATCGCAACGAAGGTGCCGGGGAAAATGGAATTCCTGTTTTTACCAATATATCCAAAGAAGCAGGTGTAAGATACGAAGGGTTAGGGCTTGGATTGGCTATAAGTGATTTAAATAAAGACGGTTATCCGGATATTTACTGTTCCAATGACTTCATCAGCAGCGATATTTTTTATCTGAACAATGGTGCCAAAAATACCGGAATGCCTGGTTTCAACAACATTATCCGAGAGGCGACGGCGCATACGAGCTTATATGGCATGGGACTGGACGTTGCTGACATCAACAATGATACTTACCCGGACATCTTCCAGCTTGATATGCTTCCGGAGGATAATTTCCGGCAGAAAAAAATGCTTGCCGGGCAGGATTACGACCGGAAGGAAATGAGCGTTTCGGACCAATATGGCTATCAGCTGCAATACATGCGCAATATGTTACAGCTGAATCAAGGAGCGGCCGCCAATCGGGACGAAAGGGGCATGCCTGCGTTCAGCGAAATCGGTTTGCTGGCGGGTGTTGCCAAAACCGATTGGAGCTGGGCCCCGCTGATCGCCGATTTTGACAACGACGGACAAAAAGACATTTTTATCACCAACGGTTATCGCCGCGACGTCACGGATCGGGACTTCATCCAGTTTAAGGAAGATTTTTCAAATTTTGGCACCAACAATTTCAAGCAGCAGAATGCCCTGGAACTGATCAAAAAAGTACCAGAGGTGCAGATTGCCAATTACGCCTATAAAAACGCCGGAAACCTCACGTTTTCCAACACGTCCGGGGAATGGGGACTCGACGAACTTTCCTATTCCAATGGCGCCGCCTATGCCGATCTGGACGGCGACGGCGACCTGGATCTGGTTGTTAATAATATTGATTCAGAAGCATTTATCTATGAAAATGATATCCGGGAGAAAGAAACATCAAATTTCTTGAGCATTGCGTTGGAGGGAGCAAAGGGAAACTTGTCGGGAATTGGCAGCAAAGTGACAATATGGGCTGGCAGGACTTCCCAATACGCCGAACTGAGCATTGTTAGGGGTTTTCAGTCTTCTGTTGACCCGGTGTTGCATTTCGGTTTAGGCAAAGGGAAAGTAATCGATAGCCTGGAAGTTGTGTGGCCGGGCGGCAAATCTCAAAAGCTGTATAAAGTCTCTGCAAACAGGCGCCTGGTTCTGAGTCAGAAAAACGCAGCAGATTCAGGAAAGTCTGGACAGGCTGAACCACAGTCAGAACCTTATTTTACTGACATTACCAAGGAACTGCATCTTGATTTCCAGCACGTCGAGGGTAATTTCGTAGATTTCAAACACACCGCAACCATGCATAAAATGCTTTCCAAAAGCGGCTTTGCCGTTGCGTCGGGCGATGTAAATGGAGATGGTTTGGAGGATGTTTTTGCAGGGGGGAGTTATCGGGGAAGCAAGCCGACCATTTTCCTGCAAACGGCTGACGGCCGGTTTGAAAAGCGCATTATTTTGCAGGATTCATTGCATGAAAACGCTGCTGCGGCCTTTCTGGATGCGGATAGGGATGGTGATCCGGACTTGCTGATTGCAATTGGGGGAAATGAACTGCCCGTGACGGAGCAGGCTTTTTATAAAGTGCAGTTGTATCTCAATAATGGCAAGGGCAGTTTTCTGCCCGCAGCTGAAACGGCCATTCCTCAACTTTCGCTAAGCAGTTCCTGCCTGGCGACCAATGATTTCGACAAAGACGGCGATCTGGACATTTTTATAGGCGGCCGCAGCATTCCAGGCAAATATCCACTTCCTGCCAGCAGTTATTTGCTAAGAAATGACGCCACAAACGGCCAGCCGCATTTTACCAATGTGACCTCTGCGTTTTGCCCCGAGCTGCTTCATGTCGGCATGGTTTGCGGCGCGGTATGGGCCGATACGAACCAGGATGGTTTTGACGATCTCGTGCTTGCGGGAGAATGGATGCCGATCCGGATTTTTGAAAATATAAAAGGAAAGTCATTGCATTCGCAAAAAACAGATAATGGTTTAAACCAGTTTACCGGATGGTGGAACAGTGTTGCGGCCAGTGATTTCGATCACGACGGCGATATCGATTTCATTGCAGGAAATGAGGGTTTGAACACATTTTACAGAGCCTCAGAAAAAGAGCCGATCAAGATTACTGCGAAGGATTTCAATGGTGACGGCACTTTTGACCCGCTAATGGGCTATTTCATCCAGGGTAAGCGTTATCCGAGCGTCCCGCGCGACGCATTGAACCAGCAGGTAATTCAGTTTCGCCGGAAATTTCCGCATTATGCAGATTACGCACAAGTTACTTTCGACAACTTGCTATCCGCCGATGAAAAGGAAGATGCATATGCTGCCGAGGCAACTTTTCTCCAAAGCGCTTACATTGAAAATTTGGGACAGGGGAAATTCAAAATTCACGCGTTACCAATCGAGGCTCAAAAATCACCTGTTTTTGGTATTAATATGGCCGATGTAAATGCAGACGGACACGACGACGTGGTCCTGACAGGGAATTTTTATCCCAATGAAGTCAATATGGGCAGGCAGGACGCGTCTACTGGCTTGCTGCTGCTGGGAAATGGGAAAGGCCGGTTCACGCCAAAGGACTGCGCTGCCAGTGGGTTGATGATCAAAGGCGATGCCCGCAAAAGTATTTTTATAAAAGGCATTAATCAGGAGAAGTGGCTGTTAACCGCCGTAAACTCCGGTTCTATTCAGGTTAACAGATTAAATCGTAGCAAAGACAAATAA
- a CDS encoding YtxH domain-containing protein — translation MKTKYGNVDFNDDSAHNDGLITGLLLGAAIGACAAILFAPKSGKEFREKIKDVAGQQSDKLSKQWENVKSKAGDLASNAKESVESIGSDAESKFNEFADTAEDEVKEGAENAADKFQRKY, via the coding sequence ATGAAAACCAAATATGGAAATGTTGACTTCAATGATGACAGTGCGCATAATGATGGGCTGATCACGGGCCTGCTTCTGGGCGCAGCTATTGGCGCTTGCGCGGCGATTCTATTTGCTCCAAAATCCGGAAAAGAATTCCGCGAAAAAATTAAGGATGTCGCTGGTCAGCAGTCGGACAAGTTGAGCAAACAATGGGAAAATGTTAAAAGTAAAGCGGGCGATTTAGCAAGTAATGCGAAGGAATCCGTTGAATCTATCGGCAGCGATGCAGAGTCAAAATTCAATGAATTTGCAGATACAGCCGAAGATGAAGTAAAAGAAGGTGCAGAAAATGCTGCTGACAAGTTTCAGAGAAAATATTAA
- a CDS encoding LLM class flavin-dependent oxidoreductase, producing the protein MADKQIHDIPFSILDLAPITEGNNAATTFKNSLKLAQRVEELGYNRYWLAEHHNMESVASSATAVLIGYIAGGTNTIRVGSGGIMLPNHAPLVVAEQFGTLASLYPDRIDLGLGRAPGTDQVTARALRRNYMESAQDFPDDIIALQTYFSKENSNSKVRAIPGEGLDIPIWILGSSTDSAQLAAHLGLPYAFASHFAPNQFMTAIDLYRRNFRPSRYLSNPYVMACVNVIAADTTEEAERLATSFFQLATGIITGRRRPLQPPVKSMDGLWGEYEEAAVRQMMKYTFIGDKKKVSSDLVYFQQHTQLDELMVTSHIFDPEARIHSYEVLKSVQHAGVVG; encoded by the coding sequence ATGGCCGATAAACAAATTCACGATATACCCTTTTCCATTCTTGATCTTGCACCGATCACGGAGGGAAATAATGCAGCTACTACATTTAAAAACAGCCTCAAGCTTGCACAGCGTGTTGAAGAGCTGGGCTATAACCGATACTGGCTTGCCGAGCACCACAATATGGAAAGCGTAGCCAGTTCGGCTACTGCTGTGCTGATCGGCTACATTGCCGGTGGCACAAATACGATCCGTGTGGGCAGCGGCGGCATCATGTTGCCCAACCATGCCCCATTGGTGGTTGCCGAACAGTTCGGCACGCTTGCGTCCCTTTATCCGGACCGCATTGACCTCGGACTCGGGCGTGCGCCGGGAACAGACCAGGTTACCGCCCGAGCGCTCCGGCGCAACTACATGGAATCCGCGCAGGATTTTCCGGACGATATAATAGCGTTGCAAACCTATTTTTCCAAAGAAAACAGCAATTCCAAGGTACGCGCTATTCCTGGCGAAGGCCTGGATATACCAATCTGGATATTGGGTTCGAGCACCGACAGTGCACAACTGGCTGCGCACCTGGGGTTGCCTTATGCATTCGCCAGCCACTTCGCACCCAACCAGTTTATGACTGCGATAGACCTGTACCGCCGGAATTTCAGGCCGTCCCGATATCTTTCGAATCCTTATGTAATGGCTTGTGTGAATGTGATCGCCGCGGATACGACGGAGGAAGCGGAGCGTCTTGCAACCTCTTTCTTTCAACTCGCTACCGGAATTATCACAGGCAGACGCCGCCCTCTGCAACCACCCGTGAAAAGTATGGACGGACTTTGGGGAGAATATGAGGAAGCGGCCGTGAGACAGATGATGAAATACACATTCATCGGGGACAAAAAGAAGGTAAGCAGTGACCTTGTCTATTTTCAGCAACATACACAGCTGGATGAATTAATGGTAACCAGCCATATTTTTGACCCGGAAGCGCGTATTCACAGTTACGAAGTCCTGAAAAGTGTGCAGCATGCAGGGGTTGTGGGATAG
- a CDS encoding SusC/RagA family TonB-linked outer membrane protein, with the protein MKSFFIKPIVLVQHGLVALGMLVVSPLAEGAGGPLRPLTETGHGERVRQAEPVNLPSGRTVYSDKEIDLDIAGKVVDSKGQPLPGVNIIVKDSQKGTSTDANGKFVINVDSEKDILVFSFIGYQTQQVIAGNQKEISVTLEEDTNVLNEVVVTALGITREKKSLGYATQQIKGDVINESPASNFVNNLSGKIAGVNISGAGGVGSSARIVIRGESSLSMQSQPLFIIDGVPVGNDGTNNSGSADYGNSASEINPADIESVNVLKGPAAAALYGSRAARGAIVITTKKGSNRKGVGVSFNSYLFGTKVGRLPKFQNQFGQGNNGQYEGSNFGASWSAYPNGNNDDYDESWGPRMDIGTTKAQFDSPTANGFRGADVAVNNRGDIIQTPWVSQPNNINDFFTTGKKYYNNLAFSGGNENGDYRLSLTSLNEKGVIPNNNLDRYQVNLNSSYHLTKRLTSSININYVKQTSDNRPDNGYGRNTFMYFFTWMGRNVNMNSLKRYWQPGLEGIRQFQYNYGENHNNPFFLQYENTKGQDKDRVYGNIALEYAFNDHLKLKARVADDFYNDFRPMQWAVSTVDNESGRYEIVQIKNEERNADFLLTYNNTFHNQDFGYNISVGGNRFDNFGHSENVAAPQLLIPGVYSISNTASPLTGGSSRYKKRINSLYGTANLNYKDYVYLDITARNDWSSTLPAGNNAYFYPSVGLNGNLKSILGLPDVISQAQLRGSWAKVGNDTGPYALKNTYNYAAPWGSNYALTGTGGLLNPNLKPEIITTFEFGTAWSFFNNRVGFDVTYYNALSKNQIISLPTVQSSGASSRQINAGEIRNKGVEVVVNIAPVKTADFQWNVTLNWSRNVGKLVSLTSEVDKIVQAAPGEDASIQARVGEKMGAIWGPGYQRVKEGPMAGEVIIFNDAYPRQTSEDIYLGNYHPDWIGGIYNQLNYKGVSLNFMFGGQFGGKFVSRFYNKAAGAGQLEESALGRGARTPGKEYDAPYYIPGAAQMEDGSYQPNNTSTDGTYSAGVYGTKARDFIKKPLDHISEAQLFSSTYFKLREVSLGYALPAKWLANGKFIKTARVAVTARNLFLITPKSNKHFDPEVTTATDGGGLIPGFENMSTPSTREMGVSLNLNF; encoded by the coding sequence ATGAAATCATTTTTTATCAAACCCATTGTGCTGGTGCAGCATGGACTGGTTGCCCTGGGCATGCTGGTTGTGTCTCCGCTGGCGGAAGGTGCGGGTGGCCCTTTACGGCCTTTAACCGAAACTGGCCACGGAGAACGCGTCCGCCAGGCGGAACCTGTGAATTTGCCGTCAGGCAGAACTGTGTATTCCGACAAAGAAATTGATCTTGACATTGCGGGGAAAGTGGTGGACAGCAAAGGGCAGCCGTTACCAGGAGTGAACATTATCGTGAAAGACTCGCAAAAAGGAACTTCAACAGATGCAAATGGAAAATTTGTGATCAATGTTGATTCAGAAAAGGACATTCTCGTATTCTCATTTATAGGTTACCAAACGCAGCAGGTCATTGCGGGCAATCAGAAAGAAATTTCTGTTACGCTGGAAGAGGATACTAATGTGCTGAACGAAGTGGTGGTAACCGCGCTGGGAATTACCCGGGAAAAGAAATCCCTTGGTTATGCGACGCAACAGATCAAAGGCGATGTCATTAATGAATCGCCCGCTTCAAACTTTGTCAATAACCTTTCGGGAAAGATCGCTGGCGTCAACATCAGCGGCGCGGGTGGCGTTGGGTCTTCGGCCAGGATCGTGATCCGGGGTGAATCCTCGTTATCCATGCAAAGCCAGCCTTTATTCATCATCGATGGCGTTCCGGTGGGTAATGATGGCACAAATAACAGCGGATCAGCCGATTACGGAAACAGTGCATCGGAGATCAATCCCGCTGACATTGAGTCGGTTAACGTTTTGAAAGGTCCTGCGGCCGCAGCATTATATGGTTCACGCGCAGCGCGTGGTGCGATTGTAATCACAACCAAGAAAGGCAGTAACAGAAAAGGCGTGGGCGTCAGCTTCAACTCATATCTGTTTGGGACGAAAGTCGGGCGGTTACCTAAGTTCCAGAATCAGTTTGGCCAGGGTAACAATGGTCAGTATGAAGGTTCAAATTTTGGTGCGAGCTGGTCGGCCTACCCCAATGGAAACAATGATGATTATGACGAAAGCTGGGGGCCCAGAATGGACATTGGCACAACCAAAGCACAATTTGACTCCCCAACAGCCAATGGTTTCCGCGGAGCGGACGTGGCGGTAAACAACCGCGGCGACATTATCCAGACGCCCTGGGTCTCGCAACCCAACAACATCAATGATTTTTTTACAACCGGGAAAAAATACTATAATAATCTGGCTTTTTCAGGCGGCAACGAAAATGGCGATTACCGGCTTTCGCTTACATCCCTGAATGAAAAAGGGGTTATTCCAAATAACAATCTGGACCGCTATCAGGTAAACCTGAACAGCAGCTATCACCTGACTAAGCGGTTGACTTCTTCCATCAATATTAATTATGTAAAACAAACCAGCGACAACCGCCCTGACAATGGTTATGGACGCAATACATTCATGTACTTTTTTACCTGGATGGGACGTAACGTGAACATGAACAGTCTGAAACGTTACTGGCAGCCCGGGCTGGAAGGCATTCGCCAGTTTCAGTATAACTATGGCGAAAACCACAATAACCCTTTCTTTTTGCAGTATGAAAATACCAAAGGGCAGGATAAAGACCGGGTTTACGGGAACATTGCTCTGGAATACGCATTTAACGACCATTTGAAGCTGAAAGCAAGGGTCGCAGATGATTTTTACAATGATTTCAGGCCGATGCAATGGGCGGTAAGCACCGTAGACAATGAAAGCGGACGTTACGAAATTGTGCAGATCAAAAACGAAGAGCGTAATGCTGATTTCCTTTTGACCTACAACAATACATTCCATAACCAGGATTTTGGATATAACATTTCTGTGGGCGGAAACCGATTTGACAACTTCGGGCATAGCGAAAATGTGGCAGCTCCGCAGTTACTGATTCCCGGTGTTTACAGCATCAGCAATACGGCCTCGCCGCTTACAGGAGGTTCAAGCAGATATAAAAAACGCATCAACAGCCTTTACGGAACAGCAAACCTGAACTACAAGGACTATGTATATCTGGATATCACGGCCAGAAATGACTGGTCGAGTACGCTGCCCGCGGGAAATAACGCTTATTTCTATCCTTCCGTTGGCCTGAATGGTAACCTGAAAAGCATTCTCGGCCTGCCTGACGTGATCAGCCAGGCGCAATTGCGGGGAAGCTGGGCCAAAGTTGGTAATGACACAGGGCCATATGCTTTGAAAAATACCTACAATTACGCAGCGCCCTGGGGAAGCAATTATGCGCTCACCGGAACAGGCGGACTTTTGAACCCGAATCTGAAACCGGAGATTATTACAACCTTCGAATTTGGAACTGCGTGGAGCTTCTTTAACAACCGGGTAGGCTTTGATGTAACCTATTATAATGCGCTTTCCAAGAACCAGATCATCAGTTTGCCGACCGTGCAGAGTTCGGGTGCAAGCAGCAGGCAGATCAATGCAGGCGAGATCAGGAATAAAGGCGTGGAAGTGGTTGTAAACATTGCGCCGGTAAAAACGGCTGATTTTCAATGGAATGTTACCTTGAACTGGTCGCGTAACGTAGGCAAGCTCGTGTCACTGACAAGCGAAGTTGACAAAATCGTTCAGGCTGCTCCTGGGGAAGATGCTTCCATTCAAGCACGTGTGGGTGAGAAAATGGGTGCCATCTGGGGGCCAGGCTATCAGCGTGTGAAGGAAGGCCCGATGGCAGGTGAAGTGATTATTTTCAACGACGCTTATCCGAGGCAAACCAGCGAAGATATTTATCTGGGTAACTATCACCCGGATTGGATCGGGGGCATCTATAATCAGCTCAATTACAAAGGTGTAAGCCTTAATTTTATGTTCGGCGGGCAGTTTGGGGGTAAATTTGTCTCACGGTTCTATAATAAAGCAGCCGGTGCAGGTCAGCTCGAGGAAAGTGCACTGGGACGCGGCGCGCGCACGCCTGGTAAGGAATATGATGCGCCGTACTACATCCCGGGCGCTGCACAAATGGAAGATGGAAGTTATCAGCCTAACAACACGAGCACGGACGGGACTTACAGCGCCGGTGTTTACGGCACAAAGGCCAGGGATTTTATCAAAAAACCACTTGACCATATTTCCGAGGCGCAGCTATTCAGCTCCACGTATTTTAAGCTGCGCGAAGTGTCGCTGGGCTACGCATTGCCCGCTAAATGGCTTGCTAATGGCAAATTTATCAAGACAGCCAGAGTTGCCGTTACAGCCAGAAACCTATTCCTGATCACGCCGAAAAGCAACAAGCACTTCGATCCCGAGGTAACGACAGCCACAGACGGCGGCGGATTGATTCCAGGATTTGAAAACATGAGCACGCCTTCGACGCGTGAAATGGGTGTTAGTCTGAACCTGAATTTTTAA